In Roseibium algicola, the DNA window TCGCCATCAGACGCAAATTCGACCAGTTCCACCACGTTTCCTGTTCCTGGTTCATCAGGCAATCACAGATGAGGAACACCTCTTCTCGCGCACGGGCAGAACCGGTTCTCCAGCAGCCTAACGGTGGCTTGAACCGAATGTTTTTTCAAGCAGCGTCGAGTTGGAACCAGAAGCAGCTTCGCCAACCGCTTCAAGTTGATCCTGCGTGGTCATGCGCTCGTACGCTTCCCCATCGGACTGTATGCGATACTGCGGCATGCCATCGCGAGCAGGCAACCTGCCTGTCACACGATACGTCAGGCCGGACATGCCCTTGCCACCGAATACGTTTTTCAGGCGCACGGCCTGCCCTATCCTGAAACTGTGGTCCGAAGAGCCACCCGAGGCTCTGCCCTGGCTGGTATTTGTGACCGTTTTCCTGGTCATGATAACTGGGTATCCTTTGATTTGAAGAATTTGCCGGCTGAGATCCGCCAAGTGACGCTATGCTATCGACAGATACGTGTATCGGCCTTTTCAACCGGCAAACGGTGGCCACTTCCGTGAACTGCTCTTGATCCAACGAGGCCAAATGCGTGACGGCAAGCGGCAAACATCTGCGCCGCCAAACGTGTCATGACCGGTTTCGCGGGCACAGTTGTCTAGGGAGGGCGCAGGCCTAAGCAGCACCCTGACAAGGAAAAAATACACTTATGTACTTTGAGTTTTTATGACAAAACAGGCGGTAAGAATGATTTATATTTTATGCCGCGCTTATTTTCTTAATTTTCAGCATACACATTTTACAATAATAATCAAACATCAAAATATTTTGAGATTTTTATTTCTTCCAATTCTTATGAAAAGACCCCAAACGGCCCCTAGTAATGGGGACCATCCAAGCCGGGCGACCGTAATCACCTGCCCAAGAACATGCGGCATGTGTCATCGGAACCAAGATCCGATTTTCCGGATCAGGCACGTTGGGATTCGGCAAATCACCCGCTGACGACCTGGCCTTTAAACGACATTAGCCCCCACGAGAACCTGTCCGGTCCATCGCATGGAAAGCGGGAATCCAAAGCACGAATGTAGCTATTGCGGAAACGGCAAATGCTGAAATTGCTTCCTGGAAACTGTCCAGACAGACCGACAACGCTTCAGCGCAACACACACAGGTGCAAGCAGATCAAATACTGATGGTGCGGGAAAAGTGGCGCACCGGGGAGGATTCGAACCCCCGACCCCCAGATTCGTAGTCTGGTGCTCTATCCAGCTGAGCTACCGGTGCGTATTTGCGAAGATCTTGTCATCTCGGTTGAACCTGGAGATGACCGGTCTTGGCGCTGTGGGGCGTGTCGTGTGCCCCGGACAGGGCGCTTACCTACTGCGGTCCGATGGGGATTGCAAGAACCTTTTTGAACTTTTTTTCAAAGAACTGTCACACAGTTCGGAAAGCCGCAGAACTCCTCGAGACTTAGCGGTGAATAAGATCGCCCTTCCCGCTCATGGCTTGCGGTCGGGAACCTCGAAACAGAAACACGTGCCGGTCCGGTTGTCTTCCAGCCGCACCGATCCGCCATGCGCCTTGAGCAATTCGGCGACAATCGCCAGCCCGAGACCGACGCCGCCGTTTTTCGAACCGCTGTGAAAAGCCCTGAACAGTGCCTTGCGGATATTCTCCGGAATGCCCGGCCCCGTGTCGGAAACCCGGACGCGGACGCAAGTGCCCTCACGCTCGGCCTCGATGGTGATCCGGCGGACCAGCGTTTCGTCCTTTTCCGCCTCCAGTGCCTGAAAGGCATTGCGGACGAGATTGAGCATCACACGGAAGATCTGTTCCGGATCGGCGTCGATCTCGATTTCCACCGGGACCTTGTTGTCGAAACGCACCGTGGCATGATCCACGAGACCCAGCACGTCCGCCACGTCGTCACCGACACGCTTCAGCGCCAACAGACGGCGTTGTGGTGCCCGTTCCTGGGCCTTGCCGTAGGACATCACAGCCTGCGTGTAACCGACCGCCCTGTCGAGCGTTGCCAGGATCTTGGGGGCAAGGCGCTTGACCGTCGGGTCCGGCACATGCTCCAGGCGCTCCAGAAACAGCTGTGCAGAGGCCAGCAGGTTGCGGAGGTCGTGATTGATCTTGGAAACGGCCAGACCGAGGTCAGCAAGCCTCTGCTTTTGATGAAGCGCCCTTGAAAGAGCCTCCTCCATTCCGGCCAGACGGATTTCGGCGTCGCCGAGCTCGTCGCGGCGGCCGGAAATCGACATGATACGCGAGGTATCTTCCGGGCTTTCGGCAAACCGCTCCATGGAGCGCGTCAGGCGGCGCAACGGCCGGATGAACAATGCCCTGAGGGTGATGTAGACAAGGCTGGCGGTGATGATCGAGATCACCAGCGACAGTGCAAGAATGCGGCCGGAGAAGGCCAGCATGTCCTGTTGCAGAAGGCGTACGGGCAGGACCACATCGACATGCTCGGTATGGCCCATCTGGCCGACACCGATGATGCGCATGGCGCCGTCGCCGCGATAGGTGAGGATCTCGAAACTGTGCAGGATGGCCGACCAGGGGGTGACTTCGGCCATGTCGACAACGAAGTCCATCTCGCCCGGCACATTGCTC includes these proteins:
- a CDS encoding sensor histidine kinase; translated protein: MKHEGAPQGSAVPQEPAATPASPGDGFGHYRFGGLSGKLLLMTVLFVMLAEILIYVPSIANFRNTWLTDRLTTAGVAASVLAETNTIAPRLQEELLRTTGALAISLDEGSRRSLIAMSNVPGEMDFVVDMAEVTPWSAILHSFEILTYRGDGAMRIIGVGQMGHTEHVDVVLPVRLLQQDMLAFSGRILALSLVISIITASLVYITLRALFIRPLRRLTRSMERFAESPEDTSRIMSISGRRDELGDAEIRLAGMEEALSRALHQKQRLADLGLAVSKINHDLRNLLASAQLFLERLEHVPDPTVKRLAPKILATLDRAVGYTQAVMSYGKAQERAPQRRLLALKRVGDDVADVLGLVDHATVRFDNKVPVEIEIDADPEQIFRVMLNLVRNAFQALEAEKDETLVRRITIEAEREGTCVRVRVSDTGPGIPENIRKALFRAFHSGSKNGGVGLGLAIVAELLKAHGGSVRLEDNRTGTCFCFEVPDRKP